The Methanococcoides methylutens genome segment GATCTTGCCGATAACCGGAACCTTGACCTTTGAACCTCTCCAGGCAATGAACATGAGAGAAAGCCAGACGAAGAGGGAAAAGAATCCTCCGAAATCAGCAAGCAGCCAACCGACGTATGGGATCCATGCGACCAGGAAGACGGTTGCTGTCAGGATCATAAAGACCATTGCTGACTGGATCGCGTGGAAACGGACAAACTTGTTCTCCTTCTCAATGAAGAGGAAAAGCACACCAGTCATCCAGAATCCCAGATAGCACAGTATACCTACAATGTTCTCATTAAGTCCGATGGAAGTCTTGTATGTCATATAATCACTCCACTCCTTATCTCATTTCAATACATTTTTGCGGGCATTTCTCAACACAGATGCCGCAGGCTGTACATTTGTCCTGATCGATCTCTGCAAGGAACTTCGTTACTGTAATAGCATCTTCCGGACAGTTCTTTTCGCAGATCTTACAGCCGATACATCCAACTTCACAGACTGCCTTTACAGTCTTACCTTTGTCATGTGAATTACACTCCACGTGGACCTTCTCGGAATCCTTTGCAAACATGAGCACATCGTTAGGGCATGCCTCGATACAAAGACCACAGCTCTTACAGAGGTTCTTGTTCACAATAGGAAGACGGTCCTCGCCGATCGTAATAGCATCGAATGGGCATGAACGCACACATGTTCCGCGACCCATACATCCGTAATTACAGCCCTTCTCACCGTCAGAAAGCATGATCACAGCAGTACAATCCTGGATACCTACGTAATCGAACCTGTCAACGCATTTGCTACCACCATTACACCTGAGGAATGGGTACTCCTTCTCTGCTTCTGAAACATCCTGACCGAGAATTCCACCGATCTCCCTTGCAGTCTCAAAACCACCCACAGGACAGCCATCAAGAGGAGCATTCTCCTCCACGACACGCTCTGCAAAGTCTGCACATCCTGCAAACCCGCAGGCACCACAATTAGCACCTGGAAGGACCTCTACGACCTCTTCAACAAGAGGATTGGTTTCTACCTTGAACAGCCTTGAAGCTGCGATCAGCATGATACCGATCACAAGACCAAGACCACCGAGGGTTGCCATTGCCTGGATAAGTAAAGTAGTGAGGCTCATATTGGGATCACTCCGAAATAGTTAACAAATGCCATTGAGAGCATTGTTGCGATGAAGAAAGCCTGAGGGAGACCGCGAATAGAAGACGGAACACTAACAAGAGTGCTACGTTCCCTGATACCGGACATCATCAACATGACAATAGTGTAACCAAGACCTGCTGCAACCCCGAACACAACACTCTGTATGAAAGAGTATTCGTTCAATACATTGAGCAACACAACACCAAGAACCGCACAGTTAGTTGTGATAAGCGGGAGGTAGATACCAAGTGAACGATATAGTGAAGGAATGTTCTTCCTTACAACGAACTCCACAAGCTGTACAAGAGCTGCGATCACCACAATGAAACTGATCAAACTAAGGAACTCAAGCTTTAACGGTATCAATACGTAAGAGAATATAAGATACGACACCGTTGCCGCCATTGCCATTACAAAAATAACAGCACCTGACATTCCTGCAGCACTCTTTGTATCCTTGGTAACACCCACGAATGAACACAGGCCAAGGAACTGGATAACCAGGAAGTTCTTTATGAACACACCATCCATGAATATCTGGAAAAGACTTGCGTCAGCTGCCATTTTAGCCACCTCTTGCGAGCTTTTTTGCTCTTCTATAATTGACTATTGCCATCAAAACACCTATTGTAAGGAAAGCTCCTGGTGAAAGGATCATGTAAGTGATAGGGTTAATTGGGATCTGGATGACTTCCAGACCAAAGATCACTATCTGACCGGTTCCGAGAAGTTCCCTGATAC includes the following:
- the rnfA gene encoding Rnf electron transport complex subunit RnfA — protein: MAADASLFQIFMDGVFIKNFLVIQFLGLCSFVGVTKDTKSAAGMSGAVIFVMAMAATVSYLIFSYVLIPLKLEFLSLISFIVVIAALVQLVEFVVRKNIPSLYRSLGIYLPLITTNCAVLGVVLLNVLNEYSFIQSVVFGVAAGLGYTIVMLMMSGIRERSTLVSVPSSIRGLPQAFFIATMLSMAFVNYFGVIPI
- a CDS encoding DUF4870 domain-containing protein yields the protein MTYKTSIGLNENIVGILCYLGFWMTGVLFLFIEKENKFVRFHAIQSAMVFMILTATVFLVAWIPYVGWLLADFGGFFSLFVWLSLMFIAWRGSKVKVPVIGKIAYNYVYK
- the rnfB gene encoding Rnf electron transport complex subunit RnfB, encoding MSLTTLLIQAMATLGGLGLVIGIMLIAASRLFKVETNPLVEEVVEVLPGANCGACGFAGCADFAERVVEENAPLDGCPVGGFETAREIGGILGQDVSEAEKEYPFLRCNGGSKCVDRFDYVGIQDCTAVIMLSDGEKGCNYGCMGRGTCVRSCPFDAITIGEDRLPIVNKNLCKSCGLCIEACPNDVLMFAKDSEKVHVECNSHDKGKTVKAVCEVGCIGCKICEKNCPEDAITVTKFLAEIDQDKCTACGICVEKCPQKCIEMR